From the Labrus mixtus chromosome 10, fLabMix1.1, whole genome shotgun sequence genome, the window AgcaatcaaacacaacaaagctCAAACAAAAGAGGCCAGTTTAGCACATTTTACAGTAACTGCTTTCTTTTTAACTAATTTAATGAAAGAACCATGTAGCACTCCTCCTTCAAAATATATGTTgctcttaaataaaaacagcaagtAGGTTTCCGTCATTCAACTTCAGGGACACATATCGCAATCTGCAACATACCATAATCATATATTTCTACGGATTATAGTCAAAGATCAGCGCTTTCAATAAATGTTGTCAAGGGCAATTATTGTAAATGACATTTTAGCAAACCTGGCCACAAGAGCTTAAACAAAAACTTAGTGATTTGAATATAAACATGATTTATTATGAAAAGTCTATTAATGGAATCTTATTGTAAAGAACTCAGTTACAATGTACACTGTGTGGTGGTATcaagctgttttcaaatgtggaTATGTTGTTGTTCTCCATGCATTATTTGACTTCTTGTTGTAATCATTTTGTAATAAAACATTGACTAGataaacaacagcagaagaaactggagctttaaaaatgacacattgtCATCTTTATGCagtcaaaaaacacatgaacaccaatgTATATAAGAATGGTTGAACTTGATTCCTCATTTGGTTCACATGAGGCTTCAAGGTGaccaaaaaatatattctgGAGTAAACAGAACAATGCATAGCCCTACAGATCACACTTATGAGATCAATGATCCATTACTCCACTGCCAGGGACACAAGCATCACATCAACATATTCCTGATATGCTTCAATAGTTACTTGTTAACATCAGTAATGCAAATAAATATGCCATATATTCCTCTAAAGGAATGAATCTCACAGACAATCTTGACTATGTTCGAGGTCTGAATAAAGTATGTATTAGTGATTGCACTGCACAAGGAATACATTCGCAAAGTAtgacactaacacagacaaaagtgATAACACTTATCTATACCAAACACAAAATAgtagcaccatggacagagacacagaaaaccAGATTTATCTCTAAAGACAAAGGCTCACAACCCTTTTCTTGGTcaacagataaacacaaaaacaaatggagaAACCTGCAtttagaaactgttttttttatattcagcaTGAACATTGACCGACAACATGAAGTAAAGGCCAACTAGAAGTACGAGGTTAAGAGCGCTGAGGACAGAACAATACAAGGGTGAAGGGGTTGAAGTAAGAAACAATTCAAAACACCTCAGGATTCAACAGAATACCAAAAGGTAACACatatactgtgtgtatatatatatacagtatatatacatgacACTATTTGCAGAACAACATATGGAAATTGGCTGAATAAACCTATGCAAAAAGTAAGACACACCACAGGAGAAAAACGCAGGAATCCCTTTTCCTCCAGAATCagaagaataattaaataatctgACATTGAAAGTTCAAGTAACATCAGCAATTATTTttgtcaaatacaaaatacaacactgagctaaaggaaaaaaaacatttaaaaaagaagaatggaggaaaataaaataatgcaaGACAACATATACCCAAGGAAGAAGTTCTGAAaatcatctgttttttaaaaaaaaagcatgtgcaGGTATGTCATGAAAACGCCAGTGCTCCCAACGAgtgaacaaatgaaaaacaccaAAGTAATGAACCTTGAAGGAACTTTTGGCTAAAGTTGTACTAATCAAGGACACACATAGTTCTTGACAACTCTTTACCATTATAACCTAACGCCTATGTAATTTAAGTTCAAACTGATAATACCTAACTAATACCGTTTAATAAGGCCTGGGGATATTTTGCGAATGTTCCTACCTCAGGAGAGTCATCACAGTCTCCAAAAACATCAGCAAAGTCTGTAGGACTTTTCCTCAGCGTCTGGTCAGCAGGCAGTGTGTTGTCATTGTAAGATGACACAAACTTAAAGTCACTGGTTCGAGACCCTGTTGTCAGGTAGGCGTCATAATTGTAAGCGCTGCGTAAAGTCCCTGTGCCGTCAACATCTGCGTAATTAGGAGGAAGATAAGCGCTGGGGATGGCGACTGCTCCGTCAAACAACAGTCTGGGCTTTCTCCTGCGACAAAACCTCAcacccatgatgatgatgatgaaggtcagaaaaaaggtggacacacacaccagcGCGATGATCAGATAAGAGGTCAGTTTGGAGCTCTTCTCATCATaagaaatgtccttcagttCTGGCACCTCAGCCAAGTTATCAGAAATCAGTAAATACATGGAACAGGTGGCAGACAGAGAGGGCTGTCCGTTATCTTTCACTGACACAATAAGGTTCTGTTTCATGCTGTCAGACTCAGAAATGTCCCGCTGGGTCCTGATCTCTCCGCTGTGGACACCAATAGTGAAAAGTCCAGGATCAGTGGATTTCACTATATGATAGGACAGCCAGGCGTTCTGTCCGGAGTCCGCGTCCACCGCTATCACTTTGGACACCAGAGAGCCTCCGTGTGCAGCTTTAGGGACCAGCTCGGTCATGAAGGAGTTGCCCTCCGGGGCGGGGTACAGTATCTGAGGAGAGTTATCATTCACATCCGATATGAATACACTCACGGTCACGTTGCTGCTGAGTGGAGGAGAACCGTTGTCTCTGGCCATCACGTGCACTTTAAAGTTCCTGAACTGTTCATAATCAAACGACCTCACAGCGTGGATCACCCCCGTGTCTCCGTTCACAGACACATAGGAGGACACTGGGGCACCGTTCACCTCACCGGATAACAGAGAATAAATCACTGTACCGTTCTGTCTCCAGTCGGGGTCTCGAGCACTAACGGAACATAAAGTGGAGCCAGGTTTGTTATTTTCACTCACATATGCGCTGTACGACTGTTCCTCAAACACAGGTGGGTTGTCGTTGATGTCTGCTACAGATAACTGAACAGTtttagaggaggacagaggtggAGAGCCCTCGTCAGTGGCAGTAATTGTAATGTTGTAATCAGACACTAGTTCACGGTCCAGTTGTCCTGTGCTCACCACAGAATAATAGTTTTTAATAGAAGGAACCAACTTAAAAGGGACATTTTGCTGAATGGAGCAGCGGACCTGTCTGTTAGTCTCAGAGTCTCTATCCTGCACGTTAATGATGCCCACCTCTGTACCAGGTGACACGTTCTCAGGAATGGGATTCTTCAGTGATTTTAGGTATATCACTGGGGCGTTATCATTCATGTCAGTAATGTCAATGACTAAAGTTGCGTATGACGCCAATCCTAACCCATCTTTAGCGCTTATCTGCATTTCATATGACGATTCTTTTTCATAATCAATAGATCCAGCGACCTTAATCTCTCCTGTCTTAGAGTCCAGGGAGAAAACTTGGTTGTCACCTGAAACATCATCAAATCCATAAGTTATTTCACCATTTAAACCTTCGTCTGCATCAGTAGCACTGACTGTGATTAACAATGTGTCTAAAGGAGAGTTTTCAGGAAGACTGGCTTTATAAACGGTCTGACTGAACACTGGTACATTATCATTAGCATCCAGTACAATGACATGTATGACTACAGTCCCTGATCTCCGAGGAGAGCCTCCATCAAATGCTGTAAGCAACAACATGAGCTCTCTTTTGTCCTCTCTGTCTAATTCTTTGTCTAAAACTAATTCACCATATTTACGTCCACTGCCCTTTGTCttgacatttaatttgaaatgctCATTCTGCTGTAAAGAGTATCCTTGAACAGCATTTTCTCCAATATCTCCATCGTGTGCCTCGTCCAAAAGAAAACGAGCACCCTTAGCTGCCATTTCGTGGATTTCAAATGTAAGGGACTCTTCTTTAAACTGAGGTGAATTGTCGTTTATATCTTGAACACGGATATTAATACGGTGCACTTCTAAAGGATTTTCCAAAACGAGTTCCTGTTTCAGAACACACGATGCTCGTTTCGCACAAAGCCCTTCTCTGTCAATCCTTTCATGTACGATCAAGTCTCCTGTATTGAGATTCACCCCGCAGTACTTAACACTGTTATCCTCGGTGTCAATGCGAGCCGTGCGAGCAGACAGTGTGCCAGATTCAAGTCCCAGGTCCTTCGCGATATTTCCAATTACAGATCCACGTTTCATTTCCTCCGGGATAGAGTAACTCACGTCTCCATAGACGGGGTGGAGGACGAACACAATAACAGCAAGGCCGTAACGCAGCACATAACTGCTGTATCCCATTTTACTGCGAGAACGACCGTATTCTTACAATAACCTTTTCAACAGATCAATGTTGGATCCGTGTTTAATCcagcaaataaaaaagacacataGCAGTCCAACACAAAGTGGGTTTCGTCAATTGCGGTACGAGAGCAGAGTCAGGCTTTGAATTCGTTGAGACAGAAGGGTGGAGAATGACCGTGCCCTTTCGTTTGCTAGTATACACTGACACCATGAGTATTTGTGAGGTATAACATGGAGATGTTTCCCCCCTGTAAATGTATAAGTATATATTTTAAGTActtctagaaaaaaaatatatttctaactTCGTTTCGAGAAGGACCGTTTTGACTCCAAATAGATCTGTTAtgtgttttcaaacacacagacatagaaaTGACATGCTCACACTAAACGCACTGcttcagagacacatttaactTGAGTACTGTAAGGATTCTGTTAACTCAGGGGACAGATCAATCTTctaaaacaagtaaaaatatGCTTCAACGCAACGTGattgaaaagacaaacaaagttgTTTCATTCTTCCAACTTAAAAAACATGGATTATTTGAAGGTTGCCTGAAACAAAATGCGCTAATTTTTCCAAAATTCAATTATACCACATCAACAAATATACTAATTTCACTTGAGTGAACAGCATGGCTTACTTAACCAAAAGGCtttttcacaaatacacacatggcCGATCTCTCAGCAAGCGGGGCATCACTGACACAAGACAATTAACACAACATCTCCATGTTTAATATTCTCATATTGTTCTAGTCAGCATCTCATTAACAATAAAAACTGATCAGATTCTAACAAGTATCAATCCAAAAGAGACACTGCCAACGACACCGGACTAGTGTACTGACATTTATTTTGGAAACACAGGACAAATTAAAATTGACAGTTTTATCAAAACCTATAAACTAACAAATTCACTGAAACTAGATGTGAAAATGGGGAGgggttgattaaaaaaagaatttaaCCATCTCAAAAAGTCATGAGCAAATTCAAAAGATTCAAGACCAAGGACAAAGAAACCGGAATGGCAAGGGACgtgtatttatatagcacctttcagcaACAAGGTAATTCAAAGTTCGTCACACAAGACCTATCGTTCATGTTTCCTTTAGCTTTAGTTGGGGAAGAAGTGTTTAGGAAGTGCAATTTAGCAAAGGGTataacagcagcaaaaacagaGAGGTAAACTAGGTCTGAACTGTATCACAGCAACAAACAGagttcagcaccacggacagcgaaAGTTACTGAACATCGAAATGGCAACGCAAAAGTTGAGAGACATTCAAGTACCATTAGAGTAATACGTACAAAAAAGTGCAATACTGTGAAACGTAATCTTTAAATGCCAAGTAAATCACTATAATATTTCAAAGAAGTTTGGAAAGAGACCATccctttaagtgtgtgtgtgtgtgtgtgtgtgtgtgtgtgtgtgtgtgtttgtgtgcgagggtgcatgtgtgtgtagcttacagatgggagagagggaagagataGTGTGGTGGTATGAATAGAGCTGTATTTAATCAGAATGTATATTTATGAAGGCTTTGCTGTTTGGGCAAAAAGTCTTAAGTAAAAACAGATAAGCAACAATTATGTCAGAGAAAGCTGAAATCTACTTTCTTCAAGAACCACCTcaacttgtttttgttatttttcctcccttcatatgaaatcaaaatgaactgtagtcacaaaacaacaaaacaaaaagaaagaaagtaaaaagtcaaaacaaagaaCGGCGAGGGCTTCAAAACCACCTTCAACGCAAACTGTCATTTGAAAAAGGTTCCTACCTCAGGAGAATCATCACCATCTCCAAAAACGTCAGCAAAGTCTGTAGGACTTTTCCTCAGAGTCTGGTCAGCAGGCAGTGTGTTGTCATTGTAAGATGACACAAACTTAAAGTCACTGGTTCGAGACCCTGTTGTCAGGTAGGCGTCATAATTGTAAGCGCTGCGTAAAGTTCCTGTGCCGTCAACATCTGCGTAATTAGGAGGAAGATAAGCGCTGGGGATGGCGACTGCTCCGTCAAACAACAGTCTGGGCTTTCTCCTGCGACAAAACCTCAcacccatgatgatgatgatgaaggtcagaaaaaaggtggacacacacaccagcGCGATGATCAGATAAGAGGTCAGTTTGGAGTTCTTCTCATCATaagaaatgtccttcagttCTGGAACCTCAGCCAAGTTATCAGAAATCAGTAAATACATGGAACAGGTGGCAGACAGAGAGGGCTGTCCGTTATCTTTCACTGACACAATGAGGTTCTGTTTCATGCTGTCAGACTCAGAAATGTCCCGCTGGGTACTGATCTCTCCGCTGTGGATACCAATAGTAAAAAGTCCCGGATCAGTGGATTTCACTATGTGATAGGACAGCCAGGCGTTCTGTCCGGAGTCCGCGTCCACCGCTATCACTTTGGACACCAGAGAGCCTCCGTGTGCAGCTTTGGGGACCAGCTCGGTCATGAAGGAGTTGCCCTCCGAGGCGGGGTACAGTATCTGAGGAGAGTTATCATTCACATCCGATATGAACACACTCACGGTCACGTTGCTGCTGAGTGGAGGAGAACCGTTGTCTCTGGCCATCACGTGCACCTTAAAGTTCCTGAACTGTTCATAATCAAACGACCTCACAGCGTGGATCACCCCCGTGTCTCCGTTCACAGACACATAGGAGGACACCGGGGCACCGTTCACCTCACCGGATAACAGAGAATAAACCACCGTACCGTTCTGTCTCCAGTCGGGGTCTCGAGCACTAACGGAACATAAAGTGGAGCCAGGTTTGTTATTTTCACTCACATATGCGCTGTACGACTGTTCCTCAAACACAGGTGGGTTGTCGTTGATGTCTGCTACAGATAACTGAACAGTtttagaggaggacagaggtggAGAGCCCTCGTCAGTGGCAGTGATTGTAATGTTGTAATCAGACACTAGTTCGCGGTCCAGTTGTCCTGTGCTCACCACAGAATAATAGTTTTTAATAGAAGGAACCAACTTAAAAGGGACATTTTGCTGAATGGAGCAGCGGACCAGTTGGTTATTATCAGAATCTGCATCCTGCACGTTAATGATGCCCACCTCTGTACCAGGTGACACGTTCTCAGGTATTGGATTTGCCAGagatttcaaataaattacaggGATGTTGTCGTTGACATCGGTGATATCAATGATTACCTTTGAGTATGAAGATAATCCCAAACCATCCCTAGCTCTAATTCGCAAATCATATGACGAAACAGTTTCATAGTCGATCAAACCATTCAATTTGATTATTCCGGTTTTACGGTCAATACTAAAAATCTTCTTCACATCTTCAGTAACATGTCCAAATTCATAAGTCACATCTCCATTAACTCCCTCGTCTGCATCAGTAGCACTCACTGTGACCACCACAGTATCTAAAGGAGAGTTTTCAGGCAGACTGGCTTTATAGACGGCCTGACTGAACACTGGGGCGTTATCATTAGCATCCAGGACAGTGACGTGTATGACTACTGTACCTGATCTCTGAGGAGAGCCTCCATCTAAAGCTGTGAGGAGCAAATTGATCTCTTTTTGCTTCTCTCGATCGAGCTCTTTATCAAGAACAAGCTCGATTGTGTTTCCATTAGCAGCCAAAATGAAATTGTCATTCTTTTTCAGGCTGTACTGCTGAACTGAGTTTTGTCCTACATCCGCATCGTGCGCCTCCTCTATCACAAAACGAGCTCCTCTGTCTGCAGACTCTCGAATTTCAATATTGATAATTTCTTCGTTGAATTGTGGGGAGTTATCGTTGATATCTTGAATGTGTAGAGTGAAGGGATGCAACTCCAGTGGATTCTCCAGCACAAGGTCGCGTTTTACAACACACGACAGCTTCTCCCCACACAGCTCCTCCCGGTCAATCCGTTCGGCAACAATCAAATCTCCGGTACTGAGATTGATTTCGCAAAAACGTTTACGCTTCCCTGATCCATCGACGCGGGCGTTTCTGGCAGACAGTCTTctggagtccagactgagatCTTTTGCGATCTTTCCTATAAGAGATCCGCGCTTCATTTCCTCTTGGACGGAATAGCTCACGTCTCCATTCACGGTTTGccacaaaagaaagaaaacgacACTGCTGAGCTTGAGCCCCATCACGGAAAATATGTTTGTTACACACAAAACACGGCCCTCGTCTAATTACAAATTCAATATTGTTCAATTCAGTCTTTACAGAAGTAGACAGCACTGCACGGTTACTACTTCTTCATCCTGGGAACAACGAAAACTGAAGATTACCCTTTTATTGGTCTGTATTCCAGAGGGTGGAGGGGGCATGTTCAACGTAGACTGGCCAATAGCGACACCATGAGTGGAATAAAGAAATAACAGGTTGTAAATATAATGAGTTTTTCACCATTATTAACACTGTTAATATTGATAGTGCTATTATTATGACTACATTATCTGTGGAATCTTTAAACTATAGGAATGATATTGATCTGTATACTATTCAAAGCACAATATAGCTAATGGTTTAGGAAAATACTTTTGGTTATTAATGCATGTGTGCACTTTTTAGATTAAAATAATGAGCCTCTCTCTAATGGAATATAATGTACAAATAGTTTTAACTGAAACTAAAACCCAAAAACTTTAACAGCAACTGTAACAACCGAATTTCCCCCAgtgattaatgaagtatttttgaTTCTGATGTTACTATGTGGCATAATCAATTATGTCTCTGATAGATCAATCAGCTTTGAGGTAAGGGGCACCAAGTATAAAATAATGGGGGGGTtgcagaagagaaaaacatctcataattcaacaaaatatttttttaaagtgttcaaATATATCAAACACTGTCTGTCTAAATGCAAAACGATAATTGCTTCATAAACCCAAACAAAGACCAGCCACAGGagtaaaacagcagaaatcagGTTTATTCCAAACTCAACAACAGATCAACTCATTCTAGAGCTTAAAGAAAAGTCATGTCAAAAATAAACTATCTCAAATACACATTTCGACGCTCAGAAGaaacagcaaataaaaacatgagcccaATGAAGCTTAAATAAACTTAACAATTTACCAAAGACATGAAAAGTTCTTGATAACTCTGGTCCAGTGTTACGGAACAGAATATCTGTGTTACTCCATCAGAAAATGGCAACCCTGGCAAAAGTTGGTACCTCAAAAGAACCATTACAGTCTCTAAAAGCATCAGAAAAGTCTGTAGGCATTTCACTAAGAATCTGGTCTGCAGTTagtgtattgttgttgttgttgtaagatGACACATACTTTAAGTCACTGGATGGAAACCCTGTTGTCAGATTGATGTCATAATTGTAAGTGCTGGGTATAGTTCCTAAAATAACAATATACAATTAAATGTCTGATCTCTGACAGATCTATTACTTGACACCTTTAAATGTCTTGAAGAACCTTATTGTGATTAAAATCTtatttacaagagtgtcctggtAAAGATGGGCCGCAGCACAATACACAAGTTACAGACATATAACCCAGAGCAATTCAGACACAGATCAGCATATCTTGAGTCATAGAGCAGAAAGGTcattattcaaagcatctacaacctgaagcaTCTTCCTCCATAAGTttcaatctacttttaaaaagatttagaCCAGCTCCCCCAAGCACAAGTCATCCTGCAAGAGATTTCAGGCTACAGGAGCAGCGTACCCGTAActccttttccccatttcaagaCACACTTTGGGAACAtgtaacaaaaatacattttgtgactGGGTTGCAGAGCCAAGGCTGCTGCTTCCAGCACTTTTCTAATAAACAATTACACAAGTATGAGGGAAGCAGATTAAGTATAGCCCTATGAATACGGACAAGCCAATGATTGTCTTTGCAAAGACAATGCAGACCAGCCAACTCGATAATACATTGTACAATGTTGAATCAGGGACCCAAGATTTGTTAGGAACTTCAACGCACCATAATATACAGTATTCAGAGATTTAAGGCACTAAGATGATGCATAAGACATCATCATAATCAATCAGGGGCATACAAGTAGCGGCCAGCAACAAGTTGTTTTtaagcagcaaaagaaaaacaagacttaTTTCTGTAATAAAAACCCAGCCACAGCATGAGCTTCTTTGAAAGTTGCTGAATATGAAGCTTGCCAGACAGCTTGCAAATTGGTCAAAACGTGAATGTTGATACTGATACATAAattatacataaataaatgcgGGTGGAAGGTTATACACAAAGCCATAAACAAGTTAATATCCTGAAAAGGAATAAGAGCATACCCACTGAGCaaagaagagacagacacacagacatctctccacaaactaaaaacatgtaaaatacatgaatgttttaaatcagtctgcaacatgttgttttcaaGCTCATAATAAAGGTTTTAAACTACAACAGGAAAGGGTCAGATAAGTATTTCTACTGACTCACCTGGTCAAACAAAGAAACCCGACTACAATTCAAAAGTTTGTGAACACCACGGATGgatgttatgtttttttatgttttatgtttccaGGAGCCATTCAGAATAAAGTAAGGCAGAAAAAATGACGAGAAGAAATATGGAAACTTAATCTTGTTTGATTTAACCTCTGGAGTCCTGATAAGGAAGGCATgccagacaaaacacacacattactacGAGTGTCTGCATACGATACGTCTAGAAGAGTGGTTCTCAACTCCTTAGGATTCATAACTACTTCCTGAATGACAAAGCACAACTATTATTTCTGAACAAATTCAACAACTCAGTTTATCTAATGAAAAACTACGCACTTTGGTCATGAGATGGAACAAAACCTCATAGCACTGATatgtcaacatcacaaaacCCAACAGTacaacatttgtgtttgaaagGAGTCAACAGTGTTTATAAGCAGAGTGATTTGTTTCTAAATGATGATTCAGTTTTAATGGCTTTGTGCTTTCATGTGACAGCACTGTGCTGCACATAACACATCAAggttttgtccatttttatcctcaatgtacaaaaacacatatttcagtgtttcctttGCATTTTGCTATGCTAAAATGGCAGCATTAAAACAATCTTCACGCTTTTGCTTCTTAAAACAACTACaccacaaaagcacacacaatgTATCATAGGACACATGTCCTTCAAATTTAAAGTGTAGCATAGCCTTTTGGCCACAACTTTCTTCCGAGGCAAACATCTGTGTGAACAGGGCTCAGCGGCCAACCAGTTGAAAACCATGGGTCTAGAGTACCCTGAAAATAGCCGTTCCATTATATTATCAATTACTTTGAGAGAATGAAAACTCTGAGCACTttgaacaattaaaaaaaaaaaaaacaagccggCTGggattcaaatgaaaatatctgGTGACATACAGAACATATAGTTATGACGACTGGATGAAATCGTAGGAAAATTAATTAGATGTCAATAGCTGCATATACCGTATATTCACTTAGTTGAtgtgataataaaaaatgttttgcatttccCTGAGGAactaagaaagaaagaatgataGGGAAAAAAAGAGCGCTTCAACGAAGAAGAGGTTGAACAAAAGTCGTCAGTGGAAATAGGTCCCTACCTCAGGAGAGTCATCACAGTCTCCAAAAACATCAGCAAAGTCTGTCGGGCTTTTCCTCAGAGTCTGGTCAGCAGGCAGTGTGTTGTCATTGTAAGATGACACAAACTTAAAGTCACTGGTTCGAGACCCTGTCGTCAGGTAGGCGTCATAATTGTAAGCGCTGCGTAAAGTCCCTGTGCCGTCAACATCTGCGTAGTTAGGAGGAAGATAAGCGCTGGGGATGGCGACTGCTCCGTCAAACAACAGTCTGGGCTTTCTCCTGCGACAAAACCTCAcacccatgatgatgatgatgaaggtcagaAAAAAGGTGGACACACAAACCAGTGCGATGATCAGATAAGAGGTCAGTTTGGAGTTCTTCTCATCATaagaaatgtccttcagttCTGGAACCTCGGCCAAGTTATCAGAAATCAGTAAATACATGGAACAGGTGGCAGACAGAGAGGGCTGTCCGTTATCTTTCACTGACACAATAAGGTTCTGTTTCATGCTGTCAGACTCAGAAATGTCCCGCTGGGTACTGATCTCTCCGCTGTGGATACCAATAGTGAAAAGTCCCGGATCAGTGGATTTCACTATATGATAGGACAGCCAGGCGTTCTGTCCGGAGTCCGCGTCCACTGCTATCACTTTGGACACCAGAGAGCCTCCGTGTGCAGCTTTGGGGACCAGCTCGGTCATGAAGGAGTTGCCCTCCGGGGCGGGGTACAGTATTTGAGGAGAGTTATCATTCACATCCGATATGAACACACTCACGGTCACGTTGCTGCTGAGTGGAGGAGAACCGTTGTCTCTGGCCATCACGTGCACCTTAAAGTTCCTGAACTGTTCATAATCAAACGACCTCACAGCGTGGATCACCCCCGTGTCTCCGTTCACAGACACATAGGAGGACACCGGGGCACCGTTCACCTCACCGGATAACAGAGAATAAACCACTGTACCGTTCTGTCTCCAGTCGGGGTCTCGAGCACTAACGGAACATAAAGTGGAGCCAGGTTTGTTATTTTCACTCACATATGCGCTGTACGACTGTTCCTCAAACACAGGTGGGTTGTCGTTGATGTCTGCTACAGATAACTGAACAGTtttagaggaggacagaggtggAGAGCCCTCGTCAGTGGCAGTGATTGTAATGTTGTAATCAGACACTAGTTCACGGTCCAGTTGTCCTGTGCTCACCACAGAATAATAGTTTTTAATAGAAGGAACCAATTTAAAAGGGACATTTTGCTGAATGGAGCAGCGGACCTGTCTGTTAGTCTCAGAGTCTCTATCCTGCACGTTAATGATGCCCACCTCTGTACCAGGTGACACGTTCTCAGGTATGGGATTCTTCAGTGATTTTAGGTATATCACTGGGGCGTTATCATTCATGTCAGTAATGTCAATGACTATAGTTGCGTATGACGCCAATCCTAATCCATCTTTAGCGCTAATCTGCATTTCATATGACGATTCTTTTTCATAATCAATAGATCCAGCGACCTTAATATCTCCTGTTTTGGAGT encodes:
- the LOC132981975 gene encoding protocadherin gamma-A12-like; translation: MGLKLSSVVFFLLWQTVNGDVSYSVQEEMKRGSLIGKIAKDLSLDSRRLSARNARVDGSGKRKRFCEINLSTGDLIVAERIDREELCGEKLSCVVKRDLVLENPLELHPFTLHIQDINDNSPQFNEEIINIEIRESADRGARFVIEEAHDADVGQNSVQQYSLKKNDNFILAANGNTIELVLDKELDREKQKEINLLLTALDGGSPQRSGTVVIHVTVLDANDNAPVFSQAVYKASLPENSPLDTVVVTVSATDADEGVNGDVTYEFGHVTEDVKKIFSIDRKTGIIKLNGLIDYETVSSYDLRIRARDGLGLSSYSKVIIDITDVNDNIPVIYLKSLANPIPENVSPGTEVGIINVQDADSDNNQLVRCSIQQNVPFKLVPSIKNYYSVVSTGQLDRELVSDYNITITATDEGSPPLSSSKTVQLSVADINDNPPVFEEQSYSAYVSENNKPGSTLCSVSARDPDWRQNGTVVYSLLSGEVNGAPVSSYVSVNGDTGVIHAVRSFDYEQFRNFKVHVMARDNGSPPLSSNVTVSVFISDVNDNSPQILYPASEGNSFMTELVPKAAHGGSLVSKVIAVDADSGQNAWLSYHIVKSTDPGLFTIGIHSGEISTQRDISESDSMKQNLIVSVKDNGQPSLSATCSMYLLISDNLAEVPELKDISYDEKNSKLTSYLIIALVCVSTFFLTFIIIIMGVRFCRRRKPRLLFDGAVAIPSAYLPPNYADVDGTGTLRSAYNYDAYLTTGSRTSDFKFVSSYNDNTLPADQTLRKSPTDFADVFGDGDDSPEVGTFFK
- the LOC132982546 gene encoding protocadherin gamma-A11-like, producing the protein MGYISSVLRYGLAVILFVLHPVCGDVSYSIPEEMKRGSVIGNIAKDLGFETGTLSARTARIDTEDNSVKYCGVNLNTGDLIVHERIDREGLCAKRASCVLKQELVLENPLEVHRINIRVQDINDNSPQFKEESLKIEIQESAVKGARFLLDEAHDGDIGENTVQGYSLQQNDHFKLNVKTKGSGRKYGELFLDKELDREDKRELMLLLTAFDGGSPRRSGTVVIHVIVLDANDNVPVFSQTVYKASLPENSPLDTLVITVSATDADEGLNGEITYGFDDVSDDNQVFSLDSKTGDIKVAGSIDYEKESSYEMQISAKDGLGLASYATIVIDITDMNDNAPVIYLKSLKNPIPENVSPGTEVGIINVQDRDSETNRQVRCSIQQNVPFKLVPSIKNYYSVVSTGQLDRELVSDYNITITATDEGSPPLSSSKTVQLSVADINDNPPVFEEQSYSAYVSENNKPGSTLCSVSARDPDWRQNGTVVYSLLSGEVNGAPVSSYVSVNGDTGVIHAVRSFDYEQFRNFKVHVMARDNGSPPLSSNVTVSVFISDVNDNSPQILYPAPEGNSFMTELVPKAAHGGSLVSKVIAVDADSGQNAWLSYHIVKSTDPGLFTIGIHSGEISTQRDISESDSMKQNLIVSVKDNGQPSLSATCSMYLLISDNLAEVPELKDISYDEKNSKLTSYLIIALVCVSTFFLTFIIIIMGVRFCRRRKPRLLFDGAVAIPSAYLPPNYADVDGTGTLRSAYNYDAYLTTGSRTSDFKFVSSYNDNTLPADQTLRKSPTDFADVFGDCDDSPEVGTYFH